Proteins from a single region of Diaphorobacter limosus:
- a CDS encoding NAD(P)/FAD-dependent oxidoreductase codes for MSDLVDCIVVGAGVVGLAVARALALDGREVLVLEAANAIGTETSSRNSEVIHAGIYYPQGSLKARLCVQGKTMLYDYCAERGVPYQRSGKLIVATAPGQLAQLDGIRQRAAANGVDDLRWLTREEARALEPALECVAALLSPSTGIVDSHALMLALLGDLENAGGLLALNSPLAQAQCAQNAIHIEAKDGTRISARTVVNAAGLHAPGLARCFAGLDPALVPQAAYAKGNYFTLSGRAPFSHLIYPVPEAAGLGVHLTLDLGGQAKFGPDVQWVDGPDDLVVDASRGQAFYAEVRKYWPGLRDGALAAGYAGIRPKIHGPQEPAADFLIQGPRQHGVAGLVNLFGIESPGLTSALAIGAHVADMLR; via the coding sequence ATGAGTGACTTGGTGGATTGCATCGTCGTGGGCGCCGGCGTGGTGGGTCTGGCAGTAGCACGGGCACTGGCCCTGGATGGGCGCGAGGTCTTGGTGCTGGAGGCGGCGAACGCCATCGGAACCGAAACCAGCTCGCGCAACAGCGAGGTGATACACGCCGGCATCTACTACCCCCAGGGCTCGCTCAAGGCGCGGCTGTGCGTGCAGGGTAAGACCATGCTGTACGACTATTGCGCCGAGCGCGGCGTGCCCTACCAGCGCAGCGGCAAGCTCATCGTGGCCACCGCGCCCGGGCAACTGGCGCAGCTCGACGGCATCCGGCAGCGCGCCGCAGCCAACGGGGTGGATGACCTGCGTTGGCTCACGCGCGAAGAGGCGCGTGCGCTGGAGCCCGCGCTGGAATGCGTGGCCGCGCTGCTGTCGCCCAGCACTGGCATCGTGGACAGCCATGCGCTGATGCTGGCGCTGCTCGGTGATCTGGAGAATGCCGGTGGTCTTTTGGCATTGAATTCGCCCCTGGCGCAGGCGCAGTGTGCGCAAAACGCTATACATATTGAAGCTAAAGACGGCACCCGTATCAGCGCCCGCACGGTGGTGAATGCGGCCGGCCTGCATGCGCCCGGTCTGGCGCGCTGCTTTGCGGGGCTCGATCCTGCCCTGGTGCCGCAGGCGGCCTACGCCAAGGGCAATTACTTCACGCTGTCGGGCCGCGCGCCGTTCAGCCATTTGATCTACCCCGTGCCCGAGGCTGCCGGCCTGGGCGTGCACTTGACGCTGGATCTGGGCGGCCAGGCCAAGTTCGGGCCCGACGTGCAATGGGTAGATGGCCCCGATGACCTGGTGGTGGACGCCAGCCGCGGCCAGGCCTTTTATGCCGAGGTGCGCAAATACTGGCCTGGCCTGCGGGATGGTGCGCTGGCAGCCGGCTATGCCGGCATACGCCCGAAGATCCACGGTCCGCAGGAGCCGGCGGCGGATTTTCTGATCCAGGGGCCGCGCCAGCATGGCGTGGCCGGACTGGTGAATCTGTTTGGCATCGAATCTCCGGGTTTGACCAGCGCCTTGGCGATTGGTGCGCATGTGGCCGACATGCTGCGCTAA
- the iscU gene encoding Fe-S cluster assembly scaffold IscU, whose product MAYSDKVIDHYENPRNVGSFDKGDDSVGTGMVGAPACGDVMKLQIKVNAETGVIEDARFKTYGCGSAIASSSLVTEWVKGKTLDEAAQLKNSQIAEELALPPVKIHCSILAEDAIKAAVKDYKAKHDAVVEAA is encoded by the coding sequence ATGGCTTACTCGGACAAAGTGATTGACCATTACGAGAACCCGCGCAACGTGGGCTCGTTCGACAAGGGCGACGACAGCGTGGGCACCGGCATGGTGGGCGCGCCCGCCTGCGGCGACGTGATGAAGCTGCAGATCAAGGTGAACGCCGAGACCGGCGTGATCGAGGACGCGCGTTTCAAGACCTATGGCTGCGGCTCAGCCATTGCCTCCTCGTCGCTGGTCACCGAATGGGTCAAGGGCAAGACGCTGGACGAGGCTGCGCAGCTCAAGAACAGCCAGATCGCCGAGGAGCTGGCGCTGCCACCCGTGAAGATCCACTGCTCCATCCTGGCCGAAGACGCAATCAAGGCCGCCGTCAAAGACTACAAGGCCAAGCACGACGCCGTCGTGGAGGCCGCCTGA
- a CDS encoding glycine zipper domain-containing protein has product MSSVSETVSTSQGELEKLVGDLRGLLASRDLDGIPEIKQLRQRLDDGIQTVRDATVRAAQQAAGQARDAARAADRYAHDEPWRVASAALAVGALVGFLLARR; this is encoded by the coding sequence ATGTCCTCCGTATCCGAAACCGTTTCCACATCCCAGGGTGAACTCGAAAAGCTGGTCGGCGACCTGCGCGGCCTGCTGGCCAGCCGCGATCTGGACGGCATTCCCGAGATCAAGCAACTGCGCCAGCGCCTGGACGACGGTATCCAGACCGTGCGCGATGCCACGGTGCGTGCGGCGCAGCAGGCGGCCGGCCAGGCCAGGGACGCCGCCCGTGCCGCCGACCGGTACGCCCATGACGAACCCTGGCGCGTGGCCAGCGCCGCGCTGGCCGTAGGGGCCTTGGTGGGTTTTTTGCTGGCGCGCCGCTGA
- the dnaQ gene encoding DNA polymerase III subunit epsilon — protein sequence MTRQIVLDTETTGLSAQTGDRIIELGCVELVNRKLTGNNLHLYLNPERDSHEDALKVHGISNEFLRDKPKFADCVQDILQYLQGAELIIHNAGFDVGFLDKELELVGLPPLATHVDSITDTLAMAKELFPGKRNSLDALCDRLEVDNSGRTLHGALLDAELLADVYINMTRGQDALLIMDEAPAGDDGIRVAAMDLSRIALPVLPANEQELAEHEDLLTQIDKSSGGKTIWRTFAGGEKAMP from the coding sequence ATGACCCGGCAGATCGTTCTGGACACCGAAACCACCGGCCTGTCCGCGCAGACGGGCGACCGCATCATCGAGCTCGGTTGCGTGGAGCTGGTGAACCGCAAGCTCACCGGCAACAACCTGCACCTGTACCTGAACCCCGAGCGCGACAGCCACGAGGACGCGCTCAAGGTGCACGGCATCAGCAACGAGTTTCTGCGCGACAAGCCCAAGTTTGCCGACTGCGTGCAGGACATCCTGCAGTACCTGCAGGGGGCCGAGCTGATCATCCACAACGCCGGCTTCGACGTCGGCTTTCTGGACAAGGAGCTGGAGCTCGTCGGTCTGCCGCCGCTGGCCACGCATGTGGACAGCATCACCGACACCCTGGCCATGGCCAAGGAGCTGTTCCCAGGCAAGCGCAACTCGCTCGATGCGCTGTGCGACCGCCTGGAGGTGGACAACTCGGGCCGCACGCTGCACGGCGCGCTGCTCGACGCCGAGCTGTTGGCCGACGTGTACATCAACATGACCCGGGGGCAGGACGCGCTCCTGATCATGGACGAAGCGCCTGCCGGCGACGACGGCATCAGGGTCGCCGCCATGGACCTGAGCCGCATCGCGCTGCCCGTGCTGCCCGCCAATGAACAGGAGCTGGCCGAGCACGAAGACCTGCTCACGCAGATCGACAAATCCAGCGGTGGGAAAACAATTTGGCGGACTTTTGCTGGTGGCGAAAAAGCTATGCCATAA
- the iscA gene encoding iron-sulfur cluster assembly protein IscA — protein sequence MAITLTEAAARHVIRYLARRGKGFGVRLGVKTTGCSGLAYKLEYVDEQAPEDIVFEQHGVKVLIDPKSLAYIDGTELDFVREGLNEGFKFVNPNERDRCGCGESFRV from the coding sequence ATGGCCATTACGCTGACCGAAGCCGCCGCCCGGCATGTGATCCGCTACCTGGCCCGCAGGGGCAAGGGGTTTGGCGTGCGCCTGGGCGTCAAGACCACGGGTTGCTCGGGCCTGGCCTACAAGCTCGAATACGTGGATGAGCAGGCACCCGAGGACATCGTGTTTGAACAACATGGCGTGAAGGTGCTGATCGACCCCAAGAGCTTGGCGTATATCGACGGCACCGAGCTGGATTTTGTGCGCGAGGGCCTCAACGAGGGGTTCAAGTTCGTCAACCCCAACGAGCGTGACCGCTGCGGCTGTGGGGAGAGTTTCCGCGTCTGA
- a CDS encoding M3 family metallopeptidase has translation MSNPLLDFSAQIPFDRITPADVAPAVDQLLARADAALASVTAPDFPAQWGSIARVLDVATEELGRAWGAVSHLNSVADTPELRAAYNAALPRVTEFWTRLGADERLYAKYKAIDPATLNAEQRQARSNAMRNFVLSGAELQGAAKERFAAIQERQAELQQKFSENALDATDAYAYYASAEEIEGLPADVMQAARAAAEGEGKQGYKLTLKMPCYLPVMQFAKSNTLREKLYRAYVTRASDQAEGDAKRFDNSAVMTEILALRREEAQLLGYENFGQVSLVPKMAHTPEQVTHFLRDLAQRARPFAEKDVADLRAFAAEQLGLQDPQAWDWPYISEQLKEARYAFSEQELKQYFTAPKVLAGLFKIVETLFEVAIRRDQAPVWNEAVEFYRIERDGKLVGQFYLDQPARAGKRGGAWMDDARARWLRPDTGRLQTPVAYLVCNFAQGVDGKPPLLTHDDVITLFHEFGHGLHHMLTHVNERDVSGISGVEWDAVELPSQFMENFCWEWEVLKHLTAHVDSGAPLPRALYDKMIAAKNYQAGMQTLRQIEFALFDMLLHTEHEPQGDLLALLARVRAEVAVLKPPAFSRTAHTFSHIFAGGYAAGYYSYKWAEVLSADAYAAFEETTGADGVPSLETGRRYRQAILEAGGSRPAMESFKAFRGREPTLDALLRHQGMA, from the coding sequence ATGAGCAATCCCCTCCTCGACTTCTCGGCCCAGATCCCGTTCGACCGCATCACCCCCGCCGACGTGGCGCCCGCCGTGGATCAGCTGCTGGCACGCGCCGACGCGGCCTTGGCCAGCGTCACCGCGCCCGACTTTCCCGCGCAGTGGGGCTCAATCGCCCGCGTGCTGGACGTGGCCACCGAGGAGCTGGGCCGCGCCTGGGGCGCGGTGAGCCACTTGAACAGCGTGGCCGACACCCCCGAGCTGCGCGCCGCCTACAACGCCGCCCTGCCGCGCGTCACAGAGTTCTGGACCCGCCTGGGCGCCGACGAGCGCCTGTACGCCAAGTACAAGGCCATAGACCCGGCGACGCTCAACGCCGAGCAGCGCCAGGCGCGCAGCAACGCCATGCGCAACTTCGTGCTCTCGGGCGCCGAGCTGCAAGGCGCGGCCAAGGAGCGCTTCGCCGCCATCCAGGAGCGCCAGGCCGAGCTGCAGCAAAAATTCAGCGAAAACGCGCTGGACGCCACCGACGCCTACGCCTACTACGCCAGCGCCGAGGAGATCGAAGGCCTGCCCGCCGACGTGATGCAGGCCGCGCGCGCGGCGGCCGAGGGGGAAGGAAAACAGGGTTACAAGCTCACGCTGAAGATGCCCTGCTACCTGCCGGTGATGCAGTTCGCCAAGAGCAACACTTTGCGCGAAAAGCTCTACCGCGCCTATGTCACCCGCGCCTCGGATCAGGCCGAGGGCGATGCGAAACGCTTTGACAACAGCGCCGTCATGACCGAGATCCTGGCGCTGCGCAGGGAAGAGGCGCAGCTACTGGGCTACGAGAATTTCGGCCAGGTATCGCTGGTGCCCAAGATGGCGCACACGCCGGAGCAGGTCACCCACTTCCTGCGCGACCTGGCCCAGCGCGCCCGGCCCTTTGCCGAGAAAGACGTGGCCGACCTGCGCGCCTTTGCGGCCGAGCAGCTGGGCCTGCAGGATCCGCAGGCCTGGGACTGGCCCTATATCTCCGAGCAGCTCAAGGAAGCGCGCTATGCCTTCAGCGAGCAAGAGCTGAAACAATATTTCACGGCGCCCAAGGTGCTGGCCGGCCTGTTCAAAATCGTCGAGACCCTGTTCGAGGTGGCGATACGCCGCGACCAGGCGCCGGTGTGGAATGAGGCCGTGGAGTTCTACCGGATCGAGCGTGACGGCAAGCTGGTGGGCCAGTTCTACCTGGACCAGCCCGCGCGTGCCGGCAAGCGCGGTGGCGCCTGGATGGACGACGCGCGCGCGCGCTGGCTGCGCCCCGACACCGGCCGGCTGCAGACGCCCGTGGCCTATCTGGTGTGCAACTTCGCGCAAGGAGTTGACGGCAAGCCGCCCCTGTTGACCCACGACGACGTGATCACCCTGTTCCACGAGTTCGGCCATGGCCTGCACCACATGCTGACCCATGTGAACGAGCGCGATGTCTCGGGCATCAGCGGCGTGGAGTGGGATGCGGTGGAGTTGCCCAGCCAGTTCATGGAAAACTTCTGCTGGGAATGGGAGGTGCTCAAGCACCTGACGGCCCATGTGGACAGCGGCGCGCCGCTGCCGCGCGCCCTCTACGACAAGATGATCGCCGCCAAGAACTACCAGGCCGGCATGCAGACCCTGCGCCAGATCGAGTTTGCGCTGTTCGACATGCTGCTGCACACCGAGCATGAGCCGCAGGGCGACCTGCTGGCATTGCTGGCGCGCGTGCGCGCCGAGGTGGCGGTGCTCAAGCCCCCGGCCTTCAGCCGCACGGCCCACACCTTCAGCCATATCTTCGCCGGCGGCTACGCGGCCGGCTACTACAGCTACAAATGGGCCGAGGTGCTGAGCGCCGACGCCTACGCCGCCTTCGAGGAAACCACCGGCGCCGACGGCGTGCCCAGCCTGGAGACCGGCCGGCGCTACCGCCAGGCCATTCTGGAGGCCGGCGGCAGCCGCCCGGCCATGGAATCCTTCAAGGCCTTCCGCGGCCGGGAGCCCACGCTGGACGCCTTGCTGCGCCACCAGGGCATGGCCTGA
- a CDS encoding quinone-dependent dihydroorotate dehydrogenase, with translation MSLLPYALARPFLFGMDAEAAHELTMDMLARGQRTPLQWAWCNDTVSDPVTLAGLRFPNRVGLAAGLDKNARCIDGLAAMGFGFVEVGTVTPKGQPGNPKPRMFRLPQARALINRLGFNNEGLDAFIANVQQSQVRRQGKPLLLGLNIGKNASTPIEDATRDYLTCLEGVYPHADYVTVNISSPNTQNLRALQSDEALDGLLGAVAGHREKLAAAQGRRVPIFVKIAPDLSEEQVSVIAATLQRHGMDGVIATNTTISRDAVQGLPHAAETGGLSGAPVLAASNAVIAQLRAALGPAFPIIGVGGVMSAEDAVSKIRAGADLVQIYTGLIYEGPTLIGRAARAIQAMR, from the coding sequence ATGTCCCTACTTCCCTACGCCCTCGCCCGCCCTTTTCTCTTTGGCATGGATGCCGAAGCCGCCCACGAGCTGACCATGGACATGCTGGCCCGCGGCCAGCGCACGCCACTGCAATGGGCCTGGTGCAACGACACCGTGAGCGACCCCGTCACGCTAGCCGGCCTGCGTTTTCCCAACCGCGTGGGTCTGGCCGCCGGCCTGGACAAGAACGCGCGCTGCATTGACGGCCTGGCCGCCATGGGTTTTGGCTTCGTCGAGGTGGGCACCGTCACGCCCAAGGGCCAGCCGGGCAACCCCAAGCCGCGCATGTTCCGCCTGCCCCAGGCGCGCGCCCTGATCAACCGCCTGGGCTTCAACAACGAGGGGCTGGACGCCTTCATCGCCAACGTGCAACAGTCCCAGGTGCGCCGGCAGGGCAAGCCGCTGCTGCTGGGCCTGAACATCGGCAAGAACGCCAGCACGCCCATCGAGGACGCCACGCGCGACTACCTGACCTGCCTGGAGGGCGTGTACCCGCATGCCGACTATGTGACGGTGAACATCAGCTCGCCCAACACGCAGAACCTGCGCGCGCTGCAAAGCGACGAGGCGCTGGACGGCCTGCTTGGCGCCGTGGCCGGGCACCGTGAAAAGCTCGCTGCCGCCCAGGGCCGGCGCGTACCCATCTTTGTGAAGATCGCCCCGGACTTGAGCGAGGAGCAAGTGAGCGTGATTGCCGCCACGCTGCAACGCCACGGCATGGACGGCGTGATCGCCACCAACACCACCATCAGCCGCGACGCGGTGCAGGGGCTGCCCCATGCCGCAGAAACCGGCGGCCTGAGCGGCGCACCGGTGCTGGCGGCGAGCAACGCCGTCATCGCGCAGCTGCGCGCCGCGCTGGGGCCGGCCTTCCCCATCATCGGCGTGGGCGGCGTCATGAGCGCCGAGGACGCGGTGAGCAAAATCCGCGCGGGTGCCGACCTCGTGCAGATCTACACCGGCCTGATCTACGAGGGCCCGACCCTGATCGGCCGCGCCGCACGCGCCATCCAGGCCATGCGCTGA
- the hscB gene encoding Fe-S protein assembly co-chaperone HscB produces MNLQSDDFELFGLQPRFAQDRAMLDARWKDLQREAHPDRFAAQGPAAQRVAMQWSVRINEAYQRLRDPLKRAAYLCELHGAPIRAEDNTAMPAAFLMQQMQWREALDEATGVADLDALEDETQAARGAALARCGQLIDVRQDYAGAAREVRSLMFIARFARDIDLRREQLGQ; encoded by the coding sequence ATGAATCTTCAATCCGACGATTTCGAACTCTTTGGCCTGCAGCCACGTTTTGCGCAGGATCGCGCCATGCTGGATGCCCGCTGGAAGGACCTGCAGCGCGAGGCCCACCCCGACCGCTTTGCCGCGCAAGGGCCGGCCGCGCAGCGCGTGGCCATGCAGTGGTCGGTGCGCATCAACGAGGCCTACCAGCGCCTGAGGGATCCGCTCAAGCGTGCCGCCTACCTGTGCGAGCTGCATGGCGCGCCGATTCGCGCCGAGGACAACACGGCCATGCCGGCGGCCTTTCTGATGCAGCAGATGCAGTGGCGCGAGGCGCTGGACGAGGCCACCGGCGTGGCCGACCTCGACGCGCTGGAGGACGAGACCCAGGCCGCGCGCGGCGCCGCCCTGGCGCGCTGCGGGCAACTCATCGACGTCCGCCAGGATTACGCGGGCGCCGCGCGCGAGGTCAGATCCCTCATGTTCATTGCGCGATTTGCACGGGACATCGATTTGCGCCGTGAGCAACTGGGACAATAG
- a CDS encoding phage holin family protein — MARVNWAALLNLQGLAGRWRSAMGEGATAVEDRMELARLEWADHKRRLALLALLLVVFGVLAVVALLLLSAAVLVQFWDTSQRALAAWLLAGLWLVACGAVLAVLLSMARKTRSAFALTRRELAQDWRVIKEQL, encoded by the coding sequence ATGGCGCGTGTCAACTGGGCTGCGTTGCTGAACCTGCAGGGCCTGGCCGGGCGCTGGCGCTCGGCCATGGGCGAGGGCGCAACCGCTGTCGAAGACCGCATGGAGCTGGCGCGGCTGGAGTGGGCGGACCACAAACGCCGTCTGGCTCTGCTGGCGTTGCTGCTGGTCGTCTTTGGCGTGCTGGCCGTGGTGGCCTTGTTGCTGCTGTCCGCGGCGGTGCTGGTGCAGTTCTGGGACACGTCGCAGCGCGCCCTGGCGGCCTGGTTGCTGGCGGGCCTGTGGTTAGTCGCCTGTGGCGCGGTGTTGGCCGTCTTGCTGTCGATGGCACGCAAGACGCGCAGCGCGTTTGCGCTCACGCGCCGCGAGCTGGCGCAGGACTGGCGCGTGATCAAGGAGCAGCTGTGA
- the fdx gene encoding ISC system 2Fe-2S type ferredoxin, with translation MPVIKILPHHEYCPEGAEISASAGTSICEALLEHDIKIEHACDMSCACTTCHVIVRQGYETLNEAEEEEEDLLDRAWGLEPQSRLSCQAILAQQDVTIEIPKYTINHARENH, from the coding sequence ATGCCCGTCATCAAAATTCTGCCCCACCACGAATACTGCCCCGAGGGCGCCGAGATCAGCGCGAGCGCCGGCACCTCCATCTGCGAGGCCTTGCTGGAGCATGACATCAAGATCGAGCACGCCTGCGACATGAGCTGCGCCTGCACCACCTGCCATGTCATCGTGCGTCAGGGATATGAAACACTCAACGAGGCCGAGGAAGAGGAAGAAGATCTGCTCGATCGTGCCTGGGGCCTGGAGCCGCAGTCGCGCCTGTCCTGCCAGGCCATCCTGGCGCAGCAGGACGTGACCATAGAAATCCCCAAATACACGATCAATCACGCCAGGGAGAACCATTGA
- the rpiA gene encoding ribose-5-phosphate isomerase RpiA codes for MTAPTTLSQDELKTLVGQAALHYVVPGEIVGVGTGSTVNKFIDALATIKDSIRGAVSSSEASTARLQALGIPVFDANEVERLSVYIDGADEIDGAGYMVKGGGAALTREKIVAALAERFVCIADESKLVPALGAFPLPVEVIPMAAAQIVRRFAAMGGQATLRCKDGQPLVTDNGQHILDVRGLSIAEPLAFESQVNQWPGVVTVGVFAHQKAHVCLLGTAQGVRTLQF; via the coding sequence ATGACTGCACCCACCACGCTTTCCCAAGACGAACTCAAGACCCTGGTCGGCCAGGCCGCGCTGCACTATGTGGTGCCCGGCGAGATCGTGGGCGTGGGTACGGGCTCCACTGTCAACAAGTTCATAGACGCGCTGGCGACGATCAAGGACAGCATTCGCGGCGCGGTGTCCAGTTCCGAGGCCAGCACCGCGCGCCTGCAGGCGCTGGGCATACCGGTGTTCGATGCCAACGAGGTCGAGCGCCTGTCGGTGTACATCGACGGCGCCGATGAGATCGACGGCGCCGGCTACATGGTCAAGGGCGGCGGCGCGGCGCTGACGCGCGAGAAGATTGTGGCGGCGCTGGCCGAGCGTTTTGTCTGCATCGCCGACGAGTCCAAGCTGGTGCCGGCGCTGGGCGCCTTTCCGCTGCCGGTGGAGGTGATCCCCATGGCGGCGGCGCAGATCGTGCGGCGTTTTGCCGCCATGGGCGGCCAGGCCACGCTGCGCTGCAAGGATGGCCAGCCGTTGGTGACCGACAACGGCCAGCATATCCTGGACGTGCGCGGCCTATCGATTGCCGAGCCGCTGGCCTTCGAGAGCCAGGTCAACCAATGGCCTGGCGTGGTCACCGTGGGCGTTTTCGCGCACCAGAAGGCCCATGTCTGCCTGCTGGGCACGGCGCAGGGCGTGCGCACGCTGCAGTTCTGA
- a CDS encoding glutaredoxin family protein yields MTILRFVATCATLVALATAAQAQQVYRIVGPDGKVTFSDRAPSGGAEAAQAGSGQRGGNANDALPYQLRQVAARFPVTLYTGNDCQPCNSARNLLINRGVPFTERTITSNEDIDALKQLSGVASLPFGTIGGQQLKGFSDSEWSQYLDAAGYPAQSQLPPSYRRPAPTPLVAAKPAAPATEAAAPAAATPAARPAPAPATGKSPSNPAGIIF; encoded by the coding sequence ATGACCATCCTCCGCTTTGTCGCCACCTGCGCCACCCTCGTCGCCCTGGCCACGGCCGCGCAGGCCCAGCAGGTCTACCGCATCGTCGGGCCCGACGGCAAGGTCACGTTCTCCGACCGCGCACCCAGTGGCGGCGCCGAAGCGGCACAGGCGGGCAGCGGCCAGCGCGGCGGCAATGCCAATGACGCCCTGCCCTATCAGCTGCGCCAGGTGGCGGCGCGCTTTCCCGTCACGCTCTACACCGGCAACGACTGCCAGCCCTGCAACAGCGCGCGCAACCTGCTCATCAACCGTGGCGTGCCCTTCACCGAGCGCACCATCACCAGCAACGAAGACATAGACGCGCTCAAGCAATTGAGCGGCGTGGCCAGCCTGCCGTTCGGCACCATAGGCGGCCAGCAGCTCAAGGGTTTTTCCGACAGCGAGTGGAGCCAGTACCTGGACGCCGCCGGCTACCCCGCGCAGTCGCAGCTGCCGCCCAGCTACCGCCGCCCGGCGCCGACGCCGCTGGTGGCAGCCAAACCGGCGGCACCGGCCACGGAAGCCGCAGCACCTGCCGCCGCGACACCGGCGGCACGCCCGGCGCCGGCACCCGCGACAGGCAAGTCGCCGTCCAACCCGGCCGGCATCATCTTTTAG
- the hscA gene encoding Fe-S protein assembly chaperone HscA, which yields MALLQISEPGQSPDPHQRRIAVGIDLGTTHSLVAAVKSGVAECLPDAQGRVLLPSVVRYLQDGGRHVGHEAAAAQTQDPVNTVASAKRFMGRGLADIAGREKLPYDFVAAQAAGGMLSLSTVAGVKSPVEVSAEILATLRYRAEDSFDSDIYGAVITVPAYFDDAQRQATKDAARLAGLNLLRLINEPTAAAIAYGLDNAAEGVYAVYDLGGGTFDISILRLTQGVFEVIATGGDSALGGDDYDAALADWVLQQLGLQAHTPADKAAVRLAARACKQGLTTTETVAFSAYLAGVEAKFDVKSSDFAAVTAALTQRSLAAVRRALRDAQITRDEVRGVVLVGGSTRMPQVREAVADFFGREPLTNLNPDEVVALGAAIQANQLAGNSTSGDLLLLDVIPLSLGLETMGGLVERIVARNETIPTAKAQDFTTYKDGQTALAIHVVQGERDLVQDCRSLARFELRGIPPMAAGAARIRVTFTVDADGLLSVSAREQGSGVEASIDVKPSYGLSDEEIARMLQDGFATAEQDMQARALVEARVDADRLLIATQSALDADGDVLATDERTAIDALMRALRAVLDAGEGAASVEAATAALAKGTEAFAAQRMNRGIRQALSGKNVSAL from the coding sequence ATGGCGCTTTTGCAGATTTCCGAACCCGGCCAGTCGCCTGACCCACACCAGCGCCGGATTGCCGTAGGCATAGACCTGGGCACCACGCATTCGCTGGTAGCCGCGGTAAAGAGCGGCGTGGCCGAATGCCTGCCAGACGCCCAGGGCCGGGTGCTGCTGCCCTCGGTCGTGCGTTATCTCCAGGACGGCGGACGCCATGTTGGCCATGAGGCCGCCGCGGCGCAGACGCAGGACCCGGTCAACACCGTGGCCTCGGCCAAGCGCTTCATGGGCCGGGGCCTGGCCGACATCGCCGGGCGCGAGAAGCTGCCCTACGACTTTGTCGCTGCACAGGCCGCCGGCGGCATGCTGAGCCTGTCCACCGTGGCCGGCGTGAAGTCGCCCGTGGAGGTCAGCGCCGAGATCCTGGCCACGCTGCGCTACCGTGCGGAAGACAGCTTCGACAGCGACATCTACGGCGCCGTGATCACCGTTCCGGCCTATTTTGACGACGCCCAGCGCCAGGCCACCAAGGATGCGGCGCGCCTGGCCGGCCTGAACCTGCTGCGCCTGATCAACGAACCCACGGCCGCGGCCATTGCCTACGGCCTGGACAACGCCGCCGAGGGTGTCTACGCCGTGTACGACCTGGGCGGTGGCACCTTCGATATTTCCATACTGCGCCTGACCCAGGGCGTGTTCGAGGTCATCGCCACGGGCGGTGACTCGGCTCTGGGCGGTGACGACTACGACGCGGCTCTTGCCGACTGGGTGCTGCAGCAGCTGGGCCTGCAGGCGCATACGCCCGCCGACAAGGCTGCCGTGCGCCTGGCGGCACGCGCCTGCAAGCAAGGGTTGACGACTACTGAAACTGTAGCGTTCAGCGCTTATTTGGCGGGCGTTGAGGCCAAATTTGATGTTAAAAGCTCCGATTTTGCGGCCGTCACGGCAGCGCTCACCCAGCGCTCGCTGGCCGCCGTGCGCCGCGCGCTGCGCGACGCGCAGATCACACGCGACGAAGTGCGGGGCGTGGTGCTGGTGGGTGGCTCCACGCGCATGCCGCAGGTGCGCGAGGCGGTGGCCGACTTTTTTGGCCGCGAGCCCCTGACCAATCTGAATCCCGACGAGGTCGTGGCCCTGGGCGCGGCCATACAGGCCAACCAGCTGGCCGGCAACAGCACCAGCGGCGACCTTCTGTTGCTCGACGTGATCCCGCTGTCCCTGGGGCTGGAGACCATGGGCGGCCTGGTCGAGCGCATCGTGGCGCGCAACGAAACCATTCCCACCGCCAAGGCCCAGGACTTCACTACCTACAAGGACGGGCAGACGGCCTTGGCCATCCATGTGGTGCAGGGCGAACGCGACCTGGTGCAGGACTGCCGCAGCCTGGCGCGCTTTGAGCTGCGCGGCATACCGCCCATGGCGGCGGGCGCGGCGCGCATCCGCGTGACCTTTACCGTGGACGCCGACGGCCTGCTGAGCGTGAGCGCGCGCGAGCAGGGCAGCGGCGTGGAGGCCAGCATCGACGTCAAGCCATCCTATGGCTTGAGTGATGAAGAGATCGCCCGCATGCTGCAGGACGGCTTTGCCACGGCCGAGCAGGACATGCAGGCGCGCGCCCTGGTGGAGGCACGCGTCGACGCCGACCGCCTGCTGATCGCCACGCAAAGCGCGCTCGACGCCGATGGCGATGTGCTCGCCACCGATGAGCGCACGGCCATAGACGCCCTGATGCGGGCGCTGCGCGCAGTGCTCGACGCGGGGGAGGGCGCGGCCAGCGTCGAGGCCGCCACGGCCGCCCTGGCCAAGGGCACCGAGGCCTTCGCCGCTCAGCGCATGAACCGCGGCATCCGCCAAGCCCTTTCCGGCAAAAACGTCAGCGCGCTTTAA